The sequence AGGAACACCGCGGAGATCGCGGCGAAGCCGATCGTCCAGCCGCGCTGGCGGGCGCGGTGGGCGGCGATGGTCACGGCGATGGCGGCGGAGCTGATCAGGACGAGCACGCCGGTGGCGTAGGCGCCGCCCTGGGCGTCGACATCGGCGTTGAAGATCCAGGTCACCAGGAACGCGACGAGGGTGAAGACCAGCACCATCGGGCGGACCGCCCGCGCCCAGTGCGGGGCCATGCCGTACCGCGGCAGATACTGCGGCATCAGATTGAGCAGTCCGGCCATCGCCGAGGCACCGGCGAACCAGAGGATCGCGATGGTGGAGATGTCGTAGACGGTGCCGAAGGCGTTGCCCAGGTACTCGTGCGCGAGGAAGGCCAGTGCGCGGCCGTTGGCCTGGCCGCCCGGCTTGAATGCGTCGGCCGGGATCAGCAGGGTCGTCACGAAGCTGGTGATGATCAGGAAGACGCTCATGATGACGGCGGCCGTGGTGAGCAGCTTCCGCGCTCCCCGGATCCGCCCCGCCGGACGCTCCTCGGTGTCGTCGGACCCGCCCTCGATGTGCGGCATCACCGCCACCCCGGTCTCGAAGCCGGACAGCCCCAGCGCCAGCTTGGGGAAGACCAGCAGCGCCACCCCCACCATCGCCAGGGCATTGCCGTGCTCGGTGGTCAGCGCCCGGGTCCAGTCGGGGACGACATGCGGTGCCTCGAGCACATGCCACAGTCCGACGACGACCACCACGGCATTGAGCCCGAGGTAGAGGGCCACCAGCACGATCGCCACACCGATGGCCTCCAGGAAGCCCTTCATGAAGACCGCGCCTAGCAGGGCGACCAGGATCAGGGTGATGACCACCTGCTGGTTGTGCAGAACATCCGTCAGATGCGGGTTCTCCACGAGGTGGGTGGCGGCATCGGCCTCCGACAGGGTGATGGTGATCAGGAAGTCGGTGGCGGCGAAGCCGAGCAGGGTCAGGACGAACAGCTTGCCCTTCCAGAACGACAGCAGCCGCTCCAGCATCGCGATCGAACCCTGCCCGTGCGGGCTCTCCTGCGCCACCCGCCGGTAGACCGGCAGCGCACCGGCCAGCGTCACGATGACCAGGACGATGGTCGCGACGGGGGACAGCAGACCGGCGGCGAGCGCGGCGATACCCGGCTGGTACCCGAGCGTGGAGAAGTAGTCCACACCGGTCAGGCACATCACCCGCCACCACCGCTGCCCCTTGTGGGCGCTCTGCGGTCCGGCGTGCGGACCGGGGTGGTGCTTGGCCATATCGGTCAGGCCCTCCAGCAGCCACGCGCGCAGGCGGGATCGCGCGGTGGCCCCGGAAGACGAGTCGGCAGGGGCGGAGGCGGCCATCGTGGGCTCCTGTCGTACCGCGAATGGATCCAGCCATCGACGCGACGGCGACGTCAGGGTATGCATCCGCGGCGCCTACACCGCCGTGTTCGTCGGTCCGCGCGTCCTCGTGTCCCTGAACGTGGGTCGGACGGCGGGGGCTCAGTACCCCACCGGCCGTACCACTCCCGTCTCATAGGCGAACACCGCCGCCTGGGTGCGGTCGCGCAGCCCCAGTTTCACCAGGATGCGGCTGACATGGGTTTTCACGGTCTGTTCGGCGACGACCAGACAGGCGGCGATTTCGGCGTTGGACAGCCCCTGGGCCACCAGGGACAGGACCTCGGTCTCGCGTTCCGTGAGGTGCTCGACGCGGGACTTCCGGGGTGCCCGGGGCGCGCCGGTCAGCCGGGCGAACTCGGTGATCAGGCGCCTGGTGACGGCGGGGGCGAGCAGGGCGTCGCCGGATGCCACCACCCTTACCGCATGGGCGAGTTCGGCGGCGGAGGCGTCCTTGAGGAGGAAGCCGGACGCGCCCGCGCGCAGCGCCTCGTAGACGTATTCGTCGAGGTCGAAGGTGGTCAGGACGAGCACCCTGACGGTGGCGCCGGGGGGTTCGGTCAGACGGCGGGTGGCCTCGATGCCGCCGAGGCCGGGCATCCGGATGTCCATCAGGACGACGTCGGGGCGCAGCGCGTCGGCCTGGGCGAGGGCGTCGTTGCCGTCGACGGCCTGACCGATCACGTCGATATCGGGTTCGGCGTTGAGCAGCACCGTGAAGCCCTGACGGACCATCATCTGGTCGTCGGCGATCAGGACGCGGATGGGCGGGTGGGTCGGGGTGGGTGTCATAGGGGGACTTCTGCCGCAGGAGGGGTGGTCGGGAGGACAGCGGTCACCTCGTAGCCGCCGTCGGGGCTGGGACCGGTGGCCAGGTCGCCGCCCAGCATGGCGGTGCGTTCGCGCATGCCGAGGAGGCCGTGGCCGGTGCCGGGGGAGGGTGGGACGGGGCGATCGGGGGCGGTGTTGGCGATGCGGACGGTGAGGCTGGTGGGGTGGTGGCCGATATCCACCCGTACCCGGGCGCCCGGGGCGTGGCGCATGGCGTTGCTGAGGGCCTCCTGGACGATCCGGAACGCCGAGAGTTCCAGGCCCGGGGGGAGCTGCCGAGGATCCCCGGTGGCGTGCGCGGTCACGGTCAGACCGGCCGCGCGGACATTGGCGATCAGGTCGTCGAGGTGGTCCAGAGTGGGCTGCGGGGCATGCCGGGCGCTCGCCGGGAGCGGGTCCTCGGCGCGCAGCACGCCGAGCACCCGGCGGAGTTCGGTGAGGGCATCCACCGCGTTCTGGCGGATGCCGGTGAGGTTGTCCTTCAGCTCGTCCGAGGGGTTGTCGGCCAGATGCGGGGCGACCTGGGCCTGGATGGAGATGACGGACATGTGGTGGGCGACGACATCGTGCAGCTCGCGGGCGATGCGCTGGCGTTCCTCCAGGAGGGTGCGCCGGGCCCGTTCCTCGGCGGTGAGTTCCTCCTGCGCGACCAGTTCCGTACGGGCCACCTGGCGGCCGCGCAGCAAGGTGCCGACGAGGACGGAGACGGCGAGGACGGTGATGGGGACGACGGGATTGTCGAGATGGCCGGCGGTGACGAGGCCGCAGGCCGGGCCCGCCAGCACAGTGAGCGCGAGCGTTTCGGCCGCGATCCGGGGGCGGACCCGCAGCGCCAGAAGGAACAGCACCCCGGCCTGAAGGGTGAGTTGGGGGCCGGCCCAGGGCTGGGCATCGGTGAGGGCGAACGGGGGGAAGGGCCGGGGCGTCGCGGACACCGCCGCCACGACCGTGGCCGCGGCCATGCTGACCGTCGATGCCCACCAGGCCAGTACGGGGCGGAACAGCACGACGACGAGCGCCGCCGAACTCACCGAGGCGAGCAGAAAGGCGAGCGGCATGCCCAGGCCGTAGTCGGATAGGTAACGGTTCGTCAGGCCGGCGAGCAGCACCAGCGCGCACACCGCCAAGGGCACCACGATCGCCGGCCGCCAGTCCAGCCAGCGTGGCCGCTGGGCGGTGCCGGGCAGCGGATCGTCCAGCGCCGTCGTCCACAGGTCCGCCCGCAGCGCCCGCAGCGCCGCCACCACCCGCCCCGCCCGCTCCCCCCGTTTCATGGGCGCCACTCTAAGGCGCGGATCACGACGCACGGCCCGCCACCTCCCTATGAGCGGGACGCCCTTGGCGCACGACCCGGCTGCTCCCGCGCCGCCGCCGTTCCTCGTACGTGTGGAACGCCGCCCAGCAGATCAGCAGCGCCGCGGCGAACACCGGCAGCCAGGCCAGCCGGGCGAGGATCCAGCCCGGGCCGTCGGGGACGGTGTGCAGGCCGAGCAGCGGGCCGCCGGTCAGCAGGCCGACGGCCGTCACCGCCATCATCGCGGTCTGGTGCCACAGGAAGACCGTCATGGCGGACAGGTTCAGCAGCGCCACCGCCGCCCAGGCGGCCGGGCGTCGCAGGAATCGGCGCAGCGGGCCGAGGAGCAGCAGCGCCGCGCCGCACTGGGCGAGGCCGAAGGTGACGGCGGCCAGGGTGGGCGGATTGAGGTTGGAGACCGGGGCGCCGGGGACGCCGACCATGGAGGCGGGGTAGCCGGCGAACAGGACCAGGAGTGCGGTGGCGGCCGCGCCCCCGAGCAGCAGCATCCAGCCGGTGCTGCGCCGCCGCAGACCGCCCCGCGCCCAGGCCGCACCCAGGCAGTACGGAACCAGCCAGCCCGCCGCCACATTGATCCAGCCGAGCCAGGCCGGTCCGCCCAGGCCGAAGCGGACCAGGTCGACGAGCAGGACGACGGCGAGCGGCCCCACGGGGTGCAGCCTGGCGGCCAGCGGCGTCGCCGCCGTCAGAGCGGCGAACACCAGGAGGAACCAGAGGGGGGACAGCACCAGTTTGAGGAGGGTGTGGAGGGTTTCGAAGCCCACCCCGGAGCCGAGCATCACGGCCGCCGCCACGGTCCACACCGCCACAACGGCGGCGACCGGCCCGAACAGCCGGGCCAGCCGGACGCCGAGCCACCGTCGGTACGTCGTCCCCTGCGCGCGGGCCGAGGCATACCCCGCCGCGCCGACCTGCCCGCCCACCAGGAAGAACACGGCCAAGGTCTGGAACACCCAGGAGACCGGGGTGAGTGGGGGCAGGTAGTGGAGCGGGCTGGCGACATGGACCGTGCCGCTGTCGGATATCAGGGCGGTCACCAGCCAGTGGCCGAGCACCACGCCGAGGATGGCGAGCGCGCGCAGGGCGTCGAGGGCCCGGTCGCGGCCGGGGGGAGTGGCGGATTCGATCCGGCGGACGAGCGCGCGCACGGCCCCGGGTGAGGGGGCCTCGGACACGGGGGTCCGAGGCGTGAGGGGCTCAGGCATGACGGCCTCCGGTGGGCGCGGCGCCGGAGGCGATCCGGGCGATGTTCGTCAAGGACACCGAACC is a genomic window of Streptomyces gilvosporeus containing:
- a CDS encoding APC family permease is translated as MAASAPADSSSGATARSRLRAWLLEGLTDMAKHHPGPHAGPQSAHKGQRWWRVMCLTGVDYFSTLGYQPGIAALAAGLLSPVATIVLVIVTLAGALPVYRRVAQESPHGQGSIAMLERLLSFWKGKLFVLTLLGFAATDFLITITLSEADAATHLVENPHLTDVLHNQQVVITLILVALLGAVFMKGFLEAIGVAIVLVALYLGLNAVVVVVGLWHVLEAPHVVPDWTRALTTEHGNALAMVGVALLVFPKLALGLSGFETGVAVMPHIEGGSDDTEERPAGRIRGARKLLTTAAVIMSVFLIITSFVTTLLIPADAFKPGGQANGRALAFLAHEYLGNAFGTVYDISTIAILWFAGASAMAGLLNLMPQYLPRYGMAPHWARAVRPMVLVFTLVAFLVTWIFNADVDAQGGAYATGVLVLISSAAIAVTIAAHRARQRGWTIGFAAISAVFLYTTVANVIERPDGVKIGACFIAGIILLSFLSRLARAFELRVTSVILDDMAQRFIRDTAQRTIRFIANEPDQRDVAEYRDKLQQIRSDNDLSSADDCVFVEVTVGDPSEFESELRVRGEVLHGRYRVLCLDSSTISNALAALLLHVRDTTGQRPHIYFEWTEGNPFAQFLRFFLFGQGEVAPVTREVLREAEPDRERRPRVHVG
- a CDS encoding response regulator; this translates as MTPTPTHPPIRVLIADDQMMVRQGFTVLLNAEPDIDVIGQAVDGNDALAQADALRPDVVLMDIRMPGLGGIEATRRLTEPPGATVRVLVLTTFDLDEYVYEALRAGASGFLLKDASAAELAHAVRVVASGDALLAPAVTRRLITEFARLTGAPRAPRKSRVEHLTERETEVLSLVAQGLSNAEIAACLVVAEQTVKTHVSRILVKLGLRDRTQAAVFAYETGVVRPVGY
- a CDS encoding sensor histidine kinase; the encoded protein is MKRGERAGRVVAALRALRADLWTTALDDPLPGTAQRPRWLDWRPAIVVPLAVCALVLLAGLTNRYLSDYGLGMPLAFLLASVSSAALVVVLFRPVLAWWASTVSMAAATVVAAVSATPRPFPPFALTDAQPWAGPQLTLQAGVLFLLALRVRPRIAAETLALTVLAGPACGLVTAGHLDNPVVPITVLAVSVLVGTLLRGRQVARTELVAQEELTAEERARRTLLEERQRIARELHDVVAHHMSVISIQAQVAPHLADNPSDELKDNLTGIRQNAVDALTELRRVLGVLRAEDPLPASARHAPQPTLDHLDDLIANVRAAGLTVTAHATGDPRQLPPGLELSAFRIVQEALSNAMRHAPGARVRVDIGHHPTSLTVRIANTAPDRPVPPSPGTGHGLLGMRERTAMLGGDLATGPSPDGGYEVTAVLPTTPPAAEVPL
- a CDS encoding acyltransferase family protein — protein: MPEPLTPRTPVSEAPSPGAVRALVRRIESATPPGRDRALDALRALAILGVVLGHWLVTALISDSGTVHVASPLHYLPPLTPVSWVFQTLAVFFLVGGQVGAAGYASARAQGTTYRRWLGVRLARLFGPVAAVVAVWTVAAAVMLGSGVGFETLHTLLKLVLSPLWFLLVFAALTAATPLAARLHPVGPLAVVLLVDLVRFGLGGPAWLGWINVAAGWLVPYCLGAAWARGGLRRRSTGWMLLLGGAAATALLVLFAGYPASMVGVPGAPVSNLNPPTLAAVTFGLAQCGAALLLLGPLRRFLRRPAAWAAVALLNLSAMTVFLWHQTAMMAVTAVGLLTGGPLLGLHTVPDGPGWILARLAWLPVFAAALLICWAAFHTYEERRRRGSSRVVRQGRPAHREVAGRAS